In Desulfofustis limnaeus, the genomic stretch CCCATTGTCTCGGTCAGGTTCGCTACCTGCTGTCGCCGCTGTGTGTTCGTTGCGGTCAGCCGTTTCCCCACGGGGCTGTGGCTGTCGATCATTATTGCGGAAACTGTCTGCGTCTGGAGCCCCCTTTTGACAGCGCCCGTTCTCTTGTGTACTACCAGTATCCGGTCAGCAATCTGCTGCAGCGCTTGAAATTCATGGGCGAATCAAGCGCGGCCCGGACTCTGGCAACCCTGAATCGACCGGTATGCCCACGGGTTGATCTCATTGTTGCCGTTCCCCTGCATCCTGCCCGGTTGCGAGCTCGCGGCAGCAACCAATCGCTGGTGCTGGCCCGGCGATTCTTTCCGGCAGAGCGTCACAAAATAGTGTTGGATCTGTTGATACGTAGCAAGAACACGGTTCCTCAAACCGGTCTTAACGGACATCAAC encodes the following:
- a CDS encoding ComF family protein, with product MNYHVPGIWWRVLQTGLLDLLLPPRCHICHTSLPPQSEARLCPHCLGQVRYLLSPLCVRCGQPFPHGAVAVDHYCGNCLRLEPPFDSARSLVYYQYPVSNLLQRLKFMGESSAARTLATLNRPVCPRVDLIVAVPLHPARLRARGSNQSLVLARRFFPAERHKIVLDLLIRSKNTVPQTGLNGHQRRHNLQNAFAVDRPARLRNRSVLLVDDVFTTGTTLAECSRVLKTAGAASVHAWTVARAGVTR